Proteins co-encoded in one Arthrobacter sp. ERGS1:01 genomic window:
- a CDS encoding TetR/AcrR family transcriptional regulator translates to MSTAQEDLTGRARLRDAAIECFAARGFDESLRTIAARAGVSAGLVRHHFGSKEELRAECDATVLERYRTLKVDSMNVEPGLLFSRLPSSRESGILMVYILRSVRDGGPAGREFVENMIQEALEFTLDAVARGLVVPSRDEEARVRYLIHQSIGGLIVRFAMRPDMPLDDFQAVTEQIYADTMLPTLEVYTEGLFTDSSYLDQYLAYVAGTERHPAGLAGAPE, encoded by the coding sequence ATGAGTACAGCCCAGGAGGATTTGACCGGTCGGGCCCGGTTGCGGGATGCCGCGATCGAGTGCTTCGCCGCGCGGGGTTTTGACGAATCCCTGCGGACCATTGCGGCTCGGGCCGGCGTCAGCGCCGGGCTGGTCCGCCACCACTTCGGGTCCAAGGAAGAGTTGCGGGCCGAGTGCGATGCCACAGTCCTTGAACGGTACCGGACCCTCAAGGTGGACAGCATGAATGTCGAACCGGGGTTGCTGTTTTCCCGGCTCCCATCCTCGCGGGAGAGCGGAATCCTGATGGTCTACATCCTGCGCAGCGTCCGCGACGGCGGCCCGGCCGGGCGGGAGTTCGTGGAAAACATGATCCAGGAAGCCCTCGAATTCACCCTCGACGCCGTGGCCCGCGGCCTCGTCGTGCCCAGCCGGGATGAGGAGGCCCGGGTGCGCTACCTGATCCACCAATCCATCGGCGGCCTGATCGTCCGTTTTGCCATGCGCCCCGACATGCCCCTGGACGATTTCCAGGCGGTCACGGAACAAATCTATGCCGACACCATGCTGCCAACGCTTGAGGTTTACACGGAGGGCCTGTTCACCGACAGCTCCTACCTCGACCAGTACCTGGCGTACGTGGCCGGCACCGAACGCCATCCCGCGGGTCTCGCGGGAGCACCTGAGTAA
- a CDS encoding ABC transporter permease, whose amino-acid sequence MSVATARLHTAAAPSATGTLSGFGLSVRFILRRNWLRLLIWAAVLALMIPVVYNSQQATFPTQADRDAYANVANTPAIAAMTGLPYAAGSLGGILVIKIWMTLAVALGFASIFLVTRNGRADEEAGRTELLRGSALGRHAFSLANYAVVGGLSVVSGLLITLLALAEKLPTAGSWVLGGSIAGVGLAFVGIAAICGQVSSTSRGANSLGVAVLAVFYLIRAIADVNAHSTNVTALSWFSPIGWGQNMRSFEQDTWWPFLALIALAVGGCVLALRIETRRDLGMGLVPSRRGPARATAFLASPLGLSLRLQRATLISWLLGAVVAGLFFGSVAKAMTSVLDPSNSFAKAFLGDSQNVLNGILGTFVLFNAMLAGAFAIQSLSGARAEESAGRLESQLAGSLARTRWLGAHITVAAAGSLAMLLLGGWLTGVSSDGAATGSAMAGAAFAYWPAVLLMMAVMLFLHAFAPRLSVSLSWAVYGVSVVIAMFGGLFSLSESVIRATPFGAVPRMPADSFSVMPLVVLTVIALVLAALGIRRFRTRDIVAE is encoded by the coding sequence ATGAGCGTCGCAACCGCCCGCCTGCACACCGCGGCGGCTCCGTCCGCCACCGGCACGCTGTCCGGATTCGGCTTGTCCGTACGGTTCATCCTGCGCCGCAACTGGCTGCGCCTGCTCATCTGGGCGGCCGTGCTGGCGTTGATGATCCCCGTGGTCTACAACTCCCAGCAGGCGACCTTCCCCACGCAGGCGGACCGCGACGCCTACGCCAATGTGGCCAACACCCCGGCCATTGCCGCCATGACGGGCCTGCCGTACGCGGCCGGCAGCCTGGGCGGGATCCTGGTTATCAAGATCTGGATGACCCTCGCCGTCGCCCTCGGATTTGCGTCGATCTTCCTGGTCACCCGCAACGGCCGCGCCGACGAGGAGGCTGGCCGCACCGAGCTGCTGCGCGGCTCGGCGCTGGGCCGGCATGCGTTCAGCCTTGCCAATTACGCGGTGGTGGGCGGGCTCAGCGTCGTCTCGGGCCTGTTGATCACCCTGCTGGCCCTGGCCGAGAAGCTGCCCACGGCCGGCTCCTGGGTCCTGGGCGGCTCGATTGCCGGCGTCGGGCTTGCGTTCGTGGGCATCGCCGCGATCTGCGGGCAGGTCAGTTCCACGAGCCGCGGCGCGAACTCGCTGGGCGTGGCCGTGCTGGCCGTTTTCTACCTCATCCGGGCCATCGCCGACGTGAACGCCCACAGCACGAACGTCACGGCCCTGAGCTGGTTCTCGCCGATCGGTTGGGGCCAGAACATGCGCTCCTTCGAGCAGGACACGTGGTGGCCGTTCCTGGCCCTGATTGCCCTGGCCGTCGGCGGCTGCGTCCTGGCGCTGCGCATTGAAACCCGCCGCGACCTTGGCATGGGACTGGTGCCGTCGCGCCGCGGGCCGGCACGCGCCACCGCGTTCCTGGCCTCGCCGCTGGGCCTGTCCCTGCGCCTGCAGCGGGCCACGCTCATCTCCTGGCTGTTGGGCGCCGTCGTGGCCGGGCTGTTCTTCGGCAGCGTCGCGAAGGCCATGACCTCGGTCCTGGACCCGTCCAACTCCTTCGCCAAGGCATTCCTCGGCGATTCCCAAAACGTGCTCAACGGCATCCTCGGCACGTTCGTGCTGTTCAACGCCATGCTGGCCGGTGCCTTCGCGATCCAAAGCCTCTCCGGCGCCCGTGCCGAGGAGTCCGCCGGCCGGCTCGAGTCCCAGCTGGCCGGTTCCCTCGCCCGCACCCGGTGGCTCGGCGCCCACATCACCGTCGCGGCGGCCGGCTCGCTCGCGATGCTGCTGCTGGGCGGCTGGCTCACCGGAGTGTCGTCCGACGGCGCCGCAACGGGTTCCGCCATGGCCGGCGCGGCGTTTGCGTACTGGCCGGCCGTGCTGCTCATGATGGCCGTTATGCTGTTCCTGCACGCCTTCGCGCCGCGGCTGAGCGTAAGCCTGAGCTGGGCCGTCTACGGGGTCTCGGTGGTGATTGCCATGTTTGGCGGGTTGTTCTCGCTGTCCGAATCCGTCATCAGGGCCACCCCGTTTGGCGCCGTCCCGCGAATGCCCGCCGATTCCTTCTCGGTCATGCCGCTCGTGGTGCTCACGGTGATTGCGCTGGTTCTCGCCGCACTTG
- a CDS encoding ABC transporter ATP-binding protein, which yields MSPNTPAIEVSGLRKNFGQTTALDGLNLLVEQGNVAGFLGPNGAGKSTTIRVLLGLLRADGGSAKLLGGDPWHDAVALHRRLAYVPGDVSLWPNLTGGQAIDILSRLRGGVDNVKRDMLLERFELDPTKKARSYSKGNRQKVALVAGLASNAELLILDEPTSGLDPLMEEVFTDCIREAKAEGRSVLLSSHIFAEVEKLCDTVTIIREGRTVESGRLDELRHLHRTTVSVVLDRDGAVLASVPGVNDLVADGAKATFTVGEAELGGVLAAISGYSPRQLVSSPPSLEDLFLRHYGGVSTGTGTVPVQTAGAR from the coding sequence ATGAGCCCAAATACTCCGGCCATTGAGGTTAGCGGCCTGCGCAAGAATTTCGGCCAGACCACGGCCCTGGACGGCCTGAACCTGCTCGTGGAGCAGGGAAACGTCGCAGGCTTCCTTGGCCCCAACGGGGCGGGGAAGTCCACCACGATCCGGGTCCTGCTCGGGTTGTTGCGGGCCGACGGCGGAAGCGCGAAGCTGCTGGGCGGAGACCCCTGGCACGACGCCGTGGCGCTCCACCGCCGCCTGGCGTACGTGCCCGGGGATGTGAGCCTGTGGCCCAACCTCACCGGCGGGCAGGCCATCGATATCCTGTCCCGGCTGCGTGGCGGCGTCGACAACGTCAAGCGGGACATGCTGCTGGAGCGGTTCGAGCTGGATCCCACCAAGAAGGCGCGCAGCTATTCCAAGGGCAACCGGCAAAAGGTGGCGCTGGTGGCAGGCCTGGCCTCCAATGCCGAGCTGCTGATCCTGGACGAACCCACCTCCGGCCTGGACCCCCTGATGGAGGAGGTGTTCACCGACTGCATCCGGGAGGCCAAGGCCGAGGGCCGCAGCGTGCTGCTCTCCAGCCACATCTTTGCCGAGGTGGAAAAGCTGTGTGACACCGTGACCATCATCCGCGAGGGCCGGACCGTCGAATCCGGCCGGCTGGACGAACTCCGCCACCTGCACCGCACCACGGTCTCCGTGGTGCTGGACCGTGACGGCGCCGTCCTGGCCTCGGTCCCCGGGGTCAACGACCTGGTGGCCGACGGCGCCAAGGCCACCTTCACCGTGGGAGAAGCGGAGCTGGGCGGCGTGCTGGCAGCCATTTCCGGATACTCGCCGCGGCAGCTGGTCTCCAGCCCGCCGTCGTTGGAGGACCTGTTCCTGCGCCACTACGGCGGCGTTTCCACCGGCACCGGGACAGTGCCCGTGCAGACCGCGGGTGCGCGATGA